The proteins below come from a single Phocoena sinus isolate mPhoSin1 chromosome 2, mPhoSin1.pri, whole genome shotgun sequence genomic window:
- the MTA1 gene encoding metastasis-associated protein MTA1 isoform X4: MENPEMADLPEKLKHQLRHRELFLSRQLESLPATHIRGKCSVTLLNETESLKSYLEREDFFFYSLVYDPQQKTLLADKGEIRVGNRYQADITDLLKEGEEDGRDQAKLETKVWEVHNPLVDKQIDQFLVVARSVGTFARALDCSSSVRQPSLHMSAAAASRDITLFHAMDTLHRSLYDVAKAISALVPQGGPVLCRDEMEEWSASEASLFEEALEKYGKDFTDIQQDFLPWKSLTSIIEYYYMWKTTDRYVQQKRLKAAEAESKLKQVYIPNYNKPNPNQISVNNVKAGVVNGAGAPGQSPGAGRACESCYTTQSYQWYSWGPPNMQCRLCASCWTYWKKYGGLKMPTRLDGERPGPNRSNMSPHGIPARSSGSPKFAMKTRQAFYLHTTKLTRIARRLCREILRPWHAARHPYMPINSAAIKAECTARLPGASQSPLVLKQAARKPLEAVLRHLETHPRPPKPDPVKSVSGVLGGLTPAKSAPVINNGSPTILGKRSYEQHNGVDGNVKKRLLMPSRGTYLGLANHGQTRHMGPSRNLLLNGKAYPTKVRLIRGGSLPPVKRRRMNWIDAPDDVFYMATEETRKIRKLLSSSETKRAARRPYKPIALRPSQTLPLRPAPPAPVNDEPIVIED; this comes from the exons atggagaacCCAGAAATGGCAGACCTGCCCGAGAAGCTCAAGCACCAGCTGAGGCATCGAGAGCTCTTCCTCTCCAGACAGCTGGAGTCACTGCCCGCCACCCACATCAG AGGGAAGTGCAGCGTCACTTTGCTCAACGAGACTGAGTCCCTCAAGTCCTACCTGGAACGGGAG GACTTCTTCTTCTACTCTCTCGTCTATGACCCCCAGCAGAAGACCCTCCTGGCTGACAAGGGGGAGATCCGTGTCGGGAACCGGTACCAGGCGGACATCACCGACCTGCTGAAAGAAG GCGAGGAGGACGGCCGAGACCAGGCCAAGCTGGAGACCAAGGTGTGGGAGGTTCACAACCCGCTGGTGGACAAGCAGATCGACCAGTTCCTGGTGGTGGCCCG ctccgTGGGCACCTTTGCACGCGCCCTGGACTGCAGCAGCTCTGTCCGGCAGCCCAGCCTGCACATGAGCGCCGCGGCCGCCTCTCGGGACATCACCCTG TTCCACGCCATGGACACGCTGCACAGGAGCCTGTACGATGTCGCCAAGGCCATCTCGGCCCTGGTGCCGCAGGGCGGGCCCGTCCTCTGCAGGGACGAGATGGAAGAGTGGTCGGCCTCGGAGGCCAGCCTTTTCGAGGAGGCTCTGGAGAAGTACGGGAAGGATTTCACTGACATTCAGCAAGACTTT ctccCCTGGAAGTCGCTCACCAGCATCATCGAGTACTACTACATGTGGAAGACCACCGACAGATACGTGCAGCAG AAACGCTTGAAAGCAGCTGAAGCGGAGAGCAAGTTAAAGCAAGTTTATATCCCCAACTA TAACAAGCCAAACCCGAACCAGATCAGCGTCAATAACGTCAAGGCAGGCGTGGTGAACGGTGCCGGGGCGCCAGGCCAGAGCCCTGGGGCCGGCCGGGCCTGCGAGAGCTGTTACA CCACCCAGTCTTACCAGTGGTATTCTTGGGGTCCCCCTAACATGCAGTGTCGCCTCTGCGCGTCTTGTTGGACATATTGGAAGAAATATGGTGGCTTGAAAATGCCAACCCGGTTAGATGGAGAGAGGCCAGGACCCAACCGCAGTAACATG AGCCCCCACGGCATCCCAGCCCGGAGCAGCGGGAGCCCCAAGTTTGCCATGAAGACGAGACAGGCCTTCTACCTGCACACCACCAAGCTCACGCGGATCGCCCGGCGCCTGTGCCGTGAGATCCTGCGCCCGTGGCATGCCGCCCGGCACCCCTACATGCCCATCAACAGTGCGGCCATCAAGGCTGAGT GCACGGCACGGCTGCCCGGAGCCTCTCAGAGCCCGCTGGTGCTAAAGCAGGCCGCGCGGAAGCCCCTGGAGGCCGTCCTGCGGCACCTCG agacccacccccgccccccgaaGCCCGACCCCGTGAAGAGCGTGTCCGGCGTGCTCGGCGGCCTGACCCCGGCCAAGTCGGCCCCCGTCATCAACAACGGCTCCCCTACCATCCTGGGCAAGAGGAGCTATGAGCAGCACAACGGGGTGGACG GCAACGTGAAGAAGCGCCTCTTGATGCCCAGTAGGG GCACCTACCTGG GTTTGGCGAATCACGGACAGACCAGGCACATG GGACCAAGCCGGAACCTGCTGCTCAACGGGAAGGCGTACCCCACCAAGGTGCGGCTGATCCGGGGGGGCTCCCTGCCCCCCGTCAAGCGGCGGCGGATGAACTGGATCGACGCCCCCGATGACGTGTTCTACATGGCCACCGAGGAGACCAG GAAGATCCGCAAGCTGCTCTCGTCCTCCGAGACCAAGCGCGCGGCCCGCAGGCCCTACAAGCCCATCGCCCTGCGCCCCAGCCAGACCCTGCCGCTGCGGCCGGCCCCGCCAGCGCCCGTCAACGACGAGCCCATCGTCATCGAGGACTAG